In the Rhododendron vialii isolate Sample 1 chromosome 2a, ASM3025357v1 genome, GTCACTTACACATTAAATTTTGTGCCTCACGCTTCCTTGGTCTTTCCATTGAGTTATGACTGATGGATTAGTGATATTTGGCATTCATGAATCATGGTAAAAGACAAATAATGGCATATTTTTGCTTAGCGTAGGCACATATGCATGTCACTTACACATTAAATTTTGTGCCTCATGCTTCCTTGGTCTTTCCATTGAGTTATGACTGATGTATTAGTGATATTTGTCATGGATGATTTTATCAAATCCATTTTTTCTTGCTGGTGAAAGGATTTTTAAAACCACTCTCATAGAGCTTGGTGAATTAGGAGCATGACTGATTGAATCTGGAGTAATGTCACCATGCTAATTCAGAACTTGTGGAATTACATTTCCAACCTGTATAGTTTTGTTGCGGTTAGATGAAAACTTCAATACGATTTTCGTTGTATGCAGGCTTCAGAAGGTCGGCAGCAAGTATGCTTAGTGGGATGTTCAATCGACTGTGAGTATTTTCCTCTtcgttttcttatttttcaactcTTAGCATGTTGTGTTCCATGCATTTTGTGTTTGGAGAGATCCTGTCTTGTAATGTGCATTTTGTGCAattttatatattatttgttaGCCTGCTAGTAAGAAAGGAGTGGCAGCAAACGCCAGTGTTAGTAAGACAGTGGATGCTGCATTAAAAACAGTGGAAGCTGATATGTTGTTTAGCTGTTTGATGTTTGTTCTCCATAACTAAGGACAAATTAACCCTACTTGATATGAGtcttgaagagattgaaagCAGATTAGGTTCTCTTATACATGCAGACACAATTTCACAATTGAAGAGTACTGTATGGAAAGAGCGGCTGGAAGGTTATTCCCTCTCTACGGTTAATAATGAAAGTTGTCTTTTTGTATGTTTTCTCTTGAGTATCATGTGTCCTGGACCTCTGGTGATCATGGAAGGATGCAACTTATGCTATTGTGTTGATGGTCAAGTGTCATTTGTCGAAGTTATAATCAATGTCATTTGCATGTTTGTGAAGTGAGAAACATACATTGCCTGCTAAATATTAAGTCCCGTTTCAtaactttttggtgaatttgaaatttttcttaCATTGTGTAGATGGACTTGTAGTTGTACACTGTTTGAgtaggatttttttattttttttggttttgcagtGTTTCTGTTAATTACTTCGGATTCTGTAGCTTTTTAAATTGATGTTTCCTGGAAATTGTAGTATCCTAAGCAGTTGTAATTGTATGTGTGATTTTGTTGTACATGCATTTCTCTTCTTTGTCTTTTATGTTTTGCCCAGGTTTCTTATTTTCCTTGTGTGTCACTTcatgcttgaatttttttataactcccCTCTCATTGTCGCAGCAATTACCTCATTTAAAGAGCAGGTGGAAGGAACACAGGAACTCGACCAGACAGTGGAGATCTTAATACGTTTACTTTGTGCTATTCCTGGATGGAATGAGATAAATGATCAGGTATTTAACTCTTTTGCCTATATTACCGGCTGGTCTTTATGATTATTTTCCAGCTTATCAATTTCTACAAGCTGAAAATTGCAGGTCCAGCAGCAGGTTATTGCAGTTATCACTCATATAGGCTCCACCGCAtccaatttttccaaaaaatgtgTTGTTCTTTGCCTTGTTGGTGAGTATTCAAGTTTTTATATATCCCTAGTACTGTGGGCTTGATTAAACATAGATGAATGTGACATTTGATGTTTAGGGTGGCTAGTTTGCTTGACCCATCGCCTCTACCAAATCAAATTTGATTGTTAAGTCTCAATTGTGTCATGACCGTTCAAATCATTGACTGGTTTATTTCTCAAGGTTAAAATGCCTTTTTGATAggtatctatatctatataatatggaagGGAAGTTTTCGAATCCAGACATAAATCCAACGGCCTATATCTAGTTGGTGCTTAATTGATGGGCTAGATTGTTTCAAGCCTTTTGCTCAAGGGCCTATATTAAGAGCTAGATTGAACAACAGTTGGGATGAATTTAACATCTCCAATTTTTGGCGCTCATCAACACGCACTAGTTACCAGTCACCAGTATACCACGTATTCTCTTCTATATCCCGCCCCTCCTCCTCAATTGCTCCCTCAACCCCACGTCTTTCTCTCAACTGCTCCCCACACCGAAGTTCAAAGATGTTGCGATTATAGTTCCGAACTCAATCCGGGtaatctattctctctctctctctctctctctctctctccccgccaCACCaagcgcccccccccccccccccccatttttttaaatgcaTTCAGGTGTTTGATTAATTGTTTACTAACTGTGGATTGGTTTGGACGCTCAAATATACTGCCACACGGAACCACCAAAGTTTGAACCTGCTACAACTATAGTTCCAAACTCAATCTGGGTaaactattctctctctccgtccttttttttaaaCGCATTTCAGGTGTTCGATTAATGTTTATGAATTGTGGATTGATTTGGACGTTGCAAAGTGGCTTTCTTTTTAACAAATCCATAGTCGCACACACACCTCTGCTTAAACATACCGCAGCCTTCAATTCACGGGGCCCCATCACCCGGTTGAATGTTTGAttctattaaatttggttagtATTTTCATCTTTTCATGTTTTCCATTAGATTATATTTTGATGAATTTCTAAGTCTCTCACAGTTCTACTTGCATTCTATGTGTTCGATAAAATGTGAGAGAGACTCATATGGGTAGCTGTTTGATTCTGTTAAATTCGGTCAggatttttatcttttcatGTTTTCTGTTAGATTATGTTTTGATGAATTTCAAAGTCTACTCACATTTATACTTGCATTGTACGTGTTCGATAAAATGTGATAAATTCATATGGGTAGCCCAATGTTGCCAGATGATTTTGTGCTCCTTGTAGAGCTTTGCCATTCCACCACAAACGTATATGAGGCCTTCAAAGAGTGATTAATTCATTATGTCCGATTATCATCTTCCTGTTATTGTGTGTGCCATTGgctttgttgtagttattgttCATTTTCCTCTATGGAGTTTTGTTCAAGGAGGATTCCTATGATACCAAGTATTAAGTTTATTCTGACTATTTCTATTATAGTTTGGTGGGATTAGATCATTGAGGATTGCCGGTGGAAGACACATTATTTGACAAGGTAttcttcttttccaaattcTTGATGTGTTTTGTTTAATCCTAAAAACTTGGTCATAGACATTGGatgcctttatcttttctttaatttctatATGCGATTACATGAACGGTTGTCTTAGTTCTAATGCGATGAGAATTCGAGTGCTCATTATTTTGTTCATTGTCAGGCTTCTCTATGTGAGTTTAATAGTACATTATGATCAAAACAGTCGTTATTCATGGAGTTTTTCTCTGTTTTGACGATTATTCCTCCATCTTAGTTTATCTATTTCTAACCTTAAAGTCCAACATAAGTAGCAAGTGTGGCATGCCAAAGGGTTTAACATGTTTCCTTCATTTGTACTAATAGTCCAACTCTCAAAATACTATTGTGATTTCAATGAGGCCCTTCTGTTTTAGTTTGATTGTAAATGAGGCTAATCATTCCAGTTCAGCCAAGCCGAGTTACTCAAAGTCTTAATGTGTTCGATAATACGGTTATCTTTGAACTCTATGATAATGCACTTGAGATAAATTGaattgtaaaatgaaaaaagccGAATACAAGAATGATTAGTTTTCGAGTACATCACTTCATAGCCATGCTAAAATACCATTGGAACTTATAACTTAAGTCCAAATTAGGTGATGAATTATGCTTGTATTGAGTGTGTTATACAAGGTGTTATTAGATATAGCCTATTTAGCATAATCGAGCATtatgaaaatgtttatttattGTTCTGATGTTTTCTTTTACTATTTTAATAGATACAACACAGTTTTATAACAACTTGATGTTATGAACTCTACTTACTTCTTATGCATAGGTCCAACTTCTTTGAGAAAGAAATGTTAGTGTTGTTATCCACGACAAACGAGAACTCAATACCGTGCGTGTTCACGAGGTAAATCTAACAATTACTATTACATTACATATGGAATTTAAACTCACTCCATTATTTTTCTAACCAAATTTTTTGGCTATGCAATTATTAATAGGAAAATTGAAGCAAGCAGAAATGGCTCAACAAAGACAGAAAGCAACCACAAAAGGCAAGGGAAAAGATAAGGCAACTGGTTCCAAcggaaaagagaaaaactagGTATGATGCTTTGACattctctttaaaaaaaaatctggagtAAATATAATCTGATTGacttggttggttggttggtgcAAGTTGTTAGTTTTCGTTAGGGCTTTTATAAGCATTCCAAGTGCTCGATGAAATGTACCAACCATTTATTTCATACCTCGGCTTAgggaattttgaaaaagataaTTGGTTCAGTCTTGGAATCCTATATTTTCTTTACATTGCTTTcaatattttgttgttttactAATGTATGAAAACTTCAAACATCAAATGGTTTTGTTTTAAGATGGGAAAAGGTCAATGGGTTATCATTTCTTTCCGTTAAATTGCAAGATGCAACGTTTAAATGTATCAACGAGACATTAGAATTTGTTGTCAATTTCTTAACTTTAATTTGAGCCTTCTCATGTTCAGCTTAATAGGGGAAAACTGAATGAATGGATGCATATTTCCTATACTGCGGTTTGTTCGAGTGTAATGTGTTGTGGGTTTGTTCTAAATTCGCAGGTATGatttgtttttcttgaagtGTTTACAATTCACTTTAGGTGGGTCTGTTCTTGGTTGTCCATTTTACATGCACCCGGCTTACCTTTTCATTTGCCTCTCAAAGTTATTGTCTCTGATTTTTTCTGGTATTAGATGGTGTTGGGTGGAACTAAATCAAAGATAAAGGATGATAAACCATGTGTTGCAATTGTAGTTGGTTGGAATACCGTTGACCAAGTTATTGTCTCTAATAATTTTCCATTGAATGCAGGCAGCTTTGTGATTTTTATGGGAGTTAGCTTGATCTTTTAATTTGGTTCATTTGGAAGAAGTCGGTTTTATCAAAGGGGTGGTCAATGGTAGGACTGAGTAATTTATTAGAGTGCGCTGAGAATATATGCATTGTGCCTCGAGtgcaattgtgtttttttgtatAGTTGAAATCGTTGGATAAGGGTTGAGATATTACACGTGAGCCCAACATTGGTTTGAGAGCTAATTGTTCAAGCCGTGGCTTCAGGCACAGGCATGTGTTGTAAGTGAACGTGTTGCGGATATCAAGACGCGTACTCAAGCTATGAAATGCCTTACTATTTTTTCGAAGATGTAGGCCCAAGATTTGTTTTTGAAAGAGTAAGTCTGGATGCACCTTTTCTACTTTGTGTTTAGGCTGGAAGTAATGATCTGCATGGAAGAGATGCTTAGATAGAATTTCCTGCCGAGAATTATTTCCAATTCTATTGACTTGACTTATttcctttctcattttctttgttttagctTTACAAAATCATGAAGGAGCATAAGAATCCCATGGTGCTTAGCGAGGGTATTCTATGGATGGTTTCTGCAGTTGACGACTTTGGTGTATCACAACTGAAACTAAAGGTGCCTCTAGTGTTGTAAGTTGTTTCACCATATTGTCGACGcccttttctgtttttgttttctttaaaagGCAATTGGCTAATTTCAAATGATGAAAGCTGAAGGATTACCTccattttggtggtggtggtggtggtggtgggggggggggggggggggggagtggTGTTGTTCGATGTGTGACAGTGGGTTTTGTTGCTTGTTTTGATAGGATTTGATTGATCTTTGCAAAGATACGGGTTTGCAATCCAGTGTTGCTACCACTCGAAATGCCACAATCAAACTAATTGATGCTTTACATAAGTATATTGGTCCAAGTAACTTGTCTTTTGGTTGGTAAAAGCATATGATATCTTGAGCTAGTGATAGGAAGTCTAGCAAGATATACCTTTTGTTACAGATATCAAAGGGTTTCTTTCAGACGTCAAGCCTGCTCTTCTTAGTGCAGTTGAAGCGGAGTgtggaaaaaatcaatttgaggTTTGATAAAGATAGGGTTCAAAGTTCTGTTTGTTATTGTTGATTACGTTTTTttttagggcaaattttcgtagtcgtccctctaatTTTACGATTATCTCAATTTCAAGCCTCTAGTTTCAATTATCACAATTTCATCCCTATAGTTTGTTTTACATtctaaattggtaaaatcgttaacaccattaatgaaactaacggaaaaatatgattaaaaaattaagtgctccaattttcaatccggttgaaccagtgcgaagatcttattttttgatcattttatcctagatggtcgtaatgaatttttggctctaaggcctttcaacgagcacccgaagactccttatttagtttcaaggctctcttagggtgctcattgaaaggccttagagccaaaaatctattacgaccatctaagataaaatgatcagaaaaataagattttcacaccggttcaaacagattaaaaattggaacacttaattttttaattatattttttaatatataaacggcgtaaaaaaataagtgttacaattttcaatccatttaaaccggtgcgaatatcttatttttctgatccttttatcttcaatagtcataatggatttttggctctaaggcctttcaataagtaccctaagagagccctgaacctaaataaggagtctccagacgctcgttgaaaggccttaaagccaaaaattcattacaaccatctaggataaaatgatcaaaaaaataagatcttcgcaccggttcaaccagattgaaaattggaacacttaattttttaatcatatttttccgttagtttcattaacggtgttaacgattttaccaatttggaacttaaaacaaactataggaatgaaattgagacaaccgtaaaactagatggacgactacgaaaatttgcccatttttttattatacatAATATTGTGCTCATATTGTATTGTAGGGTGTACTTGTAGCTTCAAAGAAAACTGTAAGGCTATCATAATCAACATCATCATTTGAACTGGGGTGGGGTTCCAGTTGGAAAGGAGGTCGTGGGAGGGGAGGTTATGGAGGTCCAACCCATTGTCCAACCCATTTGAACCCATGTATATATGGGTTAATGTGGTTTTACCCATTTATGACCCATAATACAATATGGGTGGATTTGGGCGGGTTAGACATGGGCGGATATGAGCGTGTTCGGTGGTTGGGTTGAAAATTGCCACCCGTAAAATGGAGTGTGCGAGGTGTTGTGAACCTCGTGATTTTAGAGTTCATGGTACGTGTGCTTTTCTTTCAACTGAAAtttagaagaaagagaagataaAATGGGGGTCAAATTTAGcatttttatttgcttttggaGATTGAAGTATCTTTCTTCGCCAAAATTCAGGTTGAAGCAAAAGTTCCACGCCTTGGACACAAGTTCCCCATTGTTTACCAGTCATCAATATCGATTTCGTGCCTCGTTAGGTAAATTTTGTAtagtttttggggttttagTTTTCAGAACTCAATTTTGGTTAGTGGTTCTAAATAACCATTGGTGTGGTTGCATGGGATTTCTAgctgtattttttctttttcttaaagggaTCATAgttgggacaaagggagtacttTTTCTTGCCATTCACAAATCTTTCCTCCATTCCCTAACTCGAATACAGCATAACGGAAGAGGGAAACAGAAAACTGGAATTACTCATACATATTAGTAGTTTAATAGATGACAAACTGTAAAGGTTTTTGCTCttgaatttctatcaaatgATTTCTGCATTTTAGCACAGACCAAAAACagtataaaaaagaagaagttcctattctttttttttcctcaagagAACCATGATTTAGACAGGCTTAAAGTTTCCAAGATGTGAAATTGTATTCGATACATATTGCTATTTACTTGATTCTAACATATTCATGGCCAACCATGCATATGTAGAAATGTTGCCATGATGAAGTCAAGGAAGGATACAAGATATACAATTAACTTAGTGGTGACCCATGACGGGAATCTGATGTCGTTTATGCTGAAATTTGGAGCTGATGCAGATTTCAAAGTTAAACACTTTGATTTGTGTGTTCGTTTTACAACCGAGGCCATCTTGTCCGTGTCGTGCTATGGCTAGGTAACTCCATTACTTGCAGATGTTAGGTGATAATAAGCTCTATTTATAAGTTGAGTTTTGTATTTATTGGTTTTGGTAACTACTGCCTATAGGCTATCTAAGGTTGAATTCTTCGCGACTGGAATTGTTATTTATGACTTCCATTGGCCAAGCCTAACAACCCAAATTGAGCCTTAAATGCGATCATTAGACACTAATCAATAGAGAAAATAGgtgattatttatttttgggtagGGATTGATATAAAACTCCAGTATACATAGGGTGATTGAAAATCCAATGGGTGTCTAGGTGAATTTTTGAGGGTTGTATATCTTGAGGGGGAATTTATAAGCATAGGGTGTCTGAGATCCCAAGGAAGGAACTTGTAAAGGCTTTTTAAAGATCATCATCGGGTTGTAAAGTCTTTTGTTTTGAAGATTCAATTGGTTTGTGTTGTATCAAGGAGTACAAAAAGTTTAACCTACAGCCATTTCTGTTAGTGTGCAAGTAACTCTTTGAGTACAAAAAGTTCAACCTCCCGTCATTTTTGTAAGTGTGCAAGTAACTCTTTTTACAATGAGCACCATTGTTGTATATGAGAAGCATTGGAGAAAAAGGAGACTCGAAGGCCATGTTCATTTTAGGATTTTGggaaatgagtggagagagagataaatggagaaatgagagtaaaaattgagagaaaatttattggggaaCGTGAGCAAAGAAAAAGTTGAGACTTGAGtctcaaaacgaacatggtcgAAAtcctttgttttcaaaatgtcTTTTGAATATTTGTAATTGATGGCAGCGGGATGTGATTAGCATTGATAAAGCCCAGTTCTTCGATGACCTCTGTGATTTCTGCTGCAAAACACTGATCTTGATAGAAAATTTGTAGTAATTGCTCAGCTGGATGGGAACTACATGAGGTTCTGTGCGCttatccttttcctttctcattCTATCTTGATGAAAATATGTGCTTGTCTCATGCAAAAATATGGTCTCATTTGTAGTAGCACTTCTTGCTTGCTATTATACTTCTATAGTTCCATATTTCTTTCACTTCTAATGATAGTGGTTGTATCTCCACAATACGTGCTAGGAAACTGAGACATGAGATTTAatcgataaaaacgaaaataaacttgatttatatgaagatccaacaattagctacaacattaatacatgagaaaacatcaaaacacttaaacttacttgagttcttgaagaaactaacttgaaaagcttgaagaacaaCTATGGAAATCCTAGAAAGCAAAAAGAAAGCTTAGGCCTAAAGTTAACTATTGGCCCATCCATcccataaatggcatacaagccCATTTTATAGGGCTTGCAAAATATCCCTTACAAAAGACCAAAAGGTTCCTAAATtatcccaaaaacattccataaatggaaagttgaaaaagttaaaacaaaaaattgcagaTTTTATAGGTGGTACTGGTACTGGCACTTGCTCAGTACCGGTACCAATGTTTTTGGACATTTTGGACAACTTTTGGACTGCCAGTACCGGCACTGGGgaattcccagtaccggtactcgCTGGGCAAATTTTTAGGCAACTTTGCGGGCTCGCTTCCAAACTCagatttgggtgttctttggaccgttggaaagcttgtcaagtctactttctaacccaagtagtttggatccaagataatttgtacatcaaaggatATGACGATTCTACCTTCAGCTGGTCAAAAAATGAAtagctttggtaaaatcctcacatgtccttcaattcccttgatcCTTAGGCGACCCGAgaaacctccaaaccatcttttcGAGCATCACAACAGGGTGGCAAgtggccttgagtacttggttgcactCGGAGtattccttggcgttcaaacgcgccttatttatacgaattacctaaAACACACAAAGACTTgtcttacgtgcaatatcgcataaaacaCGAACTTTATAAACATAAATACAataaaactaaggacttaagtactaagaatatgcattattgggggCTTATCAATACGTCTTTTTTCGCCTGATCAAGTGTTTGTTGCAGAAGAAGCTTTCGTTCAGTGCTTGATATTTATACCCCTTGTTGATTCCATAACCAAGCCGACAGCTCAATGTGAGCTTTGTGGCAAGCGGGCCTTTTTTACCCTACGGAAGATTGGAGAGACAAAGATGAAATTGATTGGTAGTTTGGATGTCTATATGCTCGTGTGTCACCAGCATTATGACAATGGACAAGTTGTTGAGTAAGCAGTACAGAATGTCCTAAAACCTTATAGCAAAGCTCAGAGCGACTCTCATATGGAAGAAGTTATAGTTGTTTAGACACCTCTACTTACATCCTAATATTATTTTTGGGTTCTATGTATTTGAATCAGCTGTCTGAAAACCATGTTGAACTTGGATATTCTATGCTGCTTTACTGATTAGCCTTTGCATATGTTGCTAATGTGACTATTAGTAACTACTATGAATATCTTGCTTTGAAGGATCACTAACCAAAGCT is a window encoding:
- the LOC131316685 gene encoding thymidine kinase-like, with amino-acid sequence MGVKFSIFICFWRLKYLSSPKFRLKQKFHALDTSSPLFTSHQYRFRASLEEAFVQCLIFIPLVDSITKPTAQCELCGKRAFFTLRKIGETKMKLIGSLDVYMLVCHQHYDNGQVVE